A section of the Rhizomicrobium sp. genome encodes:
- a CDS encoding cytochrome c: protein MTGILGRGALSLLLWSAVAAPGQAADADGIAPDPDLAVYTNCAVCHGASGEGRFGPAFKGNADLAEAGFVVGMILRGTEHMPSFRSQLSDEDIASVATYIRSHWGNNWSAVTPADVKRQRAEDAASEGSGH, encoded by the coding sequence ATGACGGGCATTTTGGGTCGCGGCGCCTTATCGCTGCTTTTGTGGAGCGCCGTCGCAGCGCCTGGCCAGGCGGCCGATGCGGATGGGATCGCGCCCGATCCGGATCTGGCGGTCTACACCAATTGCGCCGTGTGCCACGGAGCCTCCGGCGAGGGCCGCTTCGGACCGGCGTTCAAGGGCAATGCGGACTTGGCCGAAGCCGGCTTTGTCGTCGGGATGATCTTGCGCGGCACGGAGCACATGCCGTCGTTCCGTTCGCAACTCAGCGACGAGGACATTGCGAGCGTCGCCACCTATATCCGCTCGCACTGGGGCAACAATTGGAGCGCTGTGACGCCTGCGGACGTCAAGCGCCAACGAGCGGAGGACGCAGCCTCCGAGGGGAGCGGCCACTGA